Genomic window (Candidatus Bathyarchaeota archaeon):
GTTATTTGCCAGCTGTTTCTGTCGTTTTTTGTCGGTGGCTAAAGATTCGAGTTCTGCTTTGCCTATAACAAGTTCTGCGCCTTCTTTCTTCGCCTTAAGGGCAAGCTCTCTTGTGGCAATTACACATACCTTTGCTTTTTTACTTGGAGCGTGTGGAAGTTCTATTGTTTCTTGAATTTTTGCCTCAGGCTTTTTCATGTCGATGTCGCGAAGGTTTATAATTAATTCCATAGTTTGGTTGAATTTTTTCTTCTTAGACTGCTCCTTAACTTGCTTGACCGCTTCTTGAAGTGTCTTTGTATTCAGTGACATTGCCTAGGCCTCGTGCCAAATCTCGTATGGAAACCCGTTATAAAAAGATTGTTACTGTTCTTTCTCAAAAAGGGAATTGTATTTGCCTTCGTCGATTTCTTGCTGCGCTTCGCGAGGGTCTTTGCCTTCCACAGTTACGCCCATGCTGACACAGCTGCCTAAAACCTCTTTGGCTGCCAGCTTAAGCGAATTAGCCAACAGTTCTAGCCGCTTTTTCTTAGCTAGACTCACCACTTGCGGCATAGTGAGATCGCCCACTTTCTCCTCCTTCGGACTACCTGAACCCTTCTGAATCTTCAATGCACTCACAATTAACGCAGAAGTGGTAGGGGTGCCCACGGTGACGTCAAACTCTTTAGTTTCAGGATCAACAACAATCTTAACAGGCACCTTCATTCCAGCGTAATCCTTCGTCAGCTCGTTGATTTTGTTCACTATAGCAACAACGTTTACACCCAGCGGACCCAAAGCAGGACCCAACGGTGGTCCAGCAGTTGCTTGTCCACCACTTACTAGCGCATCAATAGTTTTCTTTTCCACCATTTTCTATTCCGCCTTCTCTGCTTTTTCCACAACTTTAACATAATCCGCGTGAACCGTTATAGGAAGAGTGAAAGTGGCTTCTAAAAGCTCAAGGATTACTTCATTCTTTGTTTTGTCAATTCGAGTAATTTTTGCTCTCATGTTCTTAAAAGGGCCACTTATGATTTCCACAACATCGTCAACATCCAACTCTTCGATAACAGGCTTGACCACAATGTATTTTTCTACTTCAGGAAAACTTACAATTCCCGGAACTTGGGATCTGACATGTTTAATTCCGGCGATTGCTTCTTCCACAAAATGTGGACCTTCAGCTTCTACAAAGATGTAGCCTTTCAACATTTCTGGCACTAGAACTGCTTTAATCGGTAATTTAGCGCTTTCAATTCTCACAGTAATCAAATTTGCTACGTTTCTTTCCTGTCCAGCGGTGGTGCGGACAGCGAAAACAGAAGTTAAAGGAGGTTTTTCTTTTGGCATTTTCAATTCTCCACTGTTAGAGACCTGACAGAAACATTGAAATCAGTTTGATCACAAAGCCAACTACACCTACTGCTGCAATGCCTAGGAAACAGATTTTTGTCGATTGCCAAATCTCCGATCGACCGGGTTTTGTGGCTAATTTCAGCAATCGACTTACTGATTGAATGAATGATCTTATGCCCAATGTTGATCGCACTGTCAAAACATAAGTTCTAATATAAAAAGCTATTTCAATGAAAGCGTCGTCGTAACTGTTAAGGAGTGTAATTTGCTTTTAGAGGAAAACGCATAAAATTGACCGCAACAAAAAAGAAAATCGCGGTGGAACGAATTCACAGACTTTTTCAGCTTGCTAAAGACGTAATTCATGAAGATGAAAAATTAGCGCAACACTACATCGTCATTGCTCGAAGAGTTTCTATGGCATCTAGAGTGCGTATTCCAAGAGAATGTCGGCAGCAAATATGCAGAGGTTGTAAAAAGTTTATTTTGCCTGGCGTTAACTGTCGTGTGCGTATTCAGCAAAGCCGAGAATCCCACGTAGTCGTCACTTGTGGCTATTGTGGCAAACATATGCGGTTTCCAATAAAAAATCGGAGAGAAACAAAAACGTGATAACGCCGAAAATGAAGCGCAGAATAAAGCGCGAGTTAAGCGATAAAGAGCCGACGGTTTGGATAGGGAAGAACGGAGTTTCGCGTGAAGTTCTGGCTGAGATAGATGGGCAGTTGGAGAGAACAGAGATGTTGAAAGTGAGAATTCTGAAAACTGCGTTAGGAGAAAACAATGCTAAGACGATTGCAGCCAAAATTGCTCAGCAAACCGAATCGGTGCTTGTGGAGGTTAGGGGACACACTTTCATGCTCTATAGAAAAAAGAAGAAGAAAATGTAATGGAAATCACAGAGTCTTTGGACAAAAAGATGACTGTTTAGCTATTGTTCTTGAGTTGTTGTTCTATTTCTTTAATCTCTTGTGGCGTTGGTTGCATTGGAAAATTATAGAGAGGACCGCTTGGTTTTTCGTTGTAGTATGGACGGTTGCAGTTGGGGCATCCTGAGGTCAAGAATGGTGTTCCGCTTCGAATAGCGCTTTGCAACTGCTCTTGTGAGAACCCGAAGTCAACTATGCAGTTTTTTTCGTCAAAACCTATTTTTTCAAATCTTGTCTTTCCTTGTACTATCAGGTAATGGGCAAGCTGAATTGTTCTGTAACGGTTTATTGTCGGCTGACGGTTATGTTCTAAAGCTGTTCCAGGTATAGGCGTAAAGGAAAAGAGTGCTGGGTATATGCTGTTGTCCACGCACCATTGGATGGTTTTGACCATTTCTTTTTCTGTTTCACCCAACCCTGCGATAAGATGGGTGCTTACCTTACCTTTGCCGAACACCTCTGCTGCTTCCAGCAACGCGTCACGCTGTCTATTCCAGTCGTAAGGTCCACCTGCAGAACTGCCTTTAACTTTGTCAAAAATATTCTCTGTCGCCGCATCTAATGCGATCGCTATTCTTTCAACACCTGCTTCTGCCAGCTTCTCCATTTTTTCATTGCTCAAAGGCTGACATGAGACGGATATAGGCGCTTCGCTAGCTTGCAACTTAATTTCTTTAACTAAAGCTAAAAGGTCATTTAAAACCGTGGGATAGTTTAGAGCTTGAATGCAGACACGCTTTATTTCTCCTCTTTGCGCCGCAGTTATTAGCTTGGACATTACTTTTTTCGTTGCGAAAACTGGCCAAGTTACTCTGGAAAGCATGTTTGCTTGACCTTTGCTGTTTTTTGCCTGTGAACAGAAGCCGCAGTTTGCTGTGCATTTGCCTTCAAGGTAGGTGAGGAGATACGCGGTTGTTGGTTTGGCGGTTAAAAAGCCTTCTATTAAGCCTAGTACTATGGCTGAGCCAGATGAAACTCGAATTAGAGCAGGCAGTGCCTCAGTTTGACCAAGATTTTCTAGCGACATATTTTCCCTACAAGTCGTCTGCCAAGTATTTTAAATCAAAACGCTTCATCTTGAATCCTGATCCAATGCTTACAAGGAATGACTCAAAATCACTTACATGTTGTCCCCAATCCAAGGCTAACGTTCGCATGAAGTCACTGTACAAAGAATAATTTTTGTGAAACGATATCATGACTATGTCCTTTCCACATCCTTCGCCATCGGCGGCGAAAACAATGTTTGGATGTTTATTTGTCCATTCTGCTGCGTGTTGCACTATTTTTTCAACATCTTCAGGCGATGGGTAAGGCTTCACTTTGATAAAGGTGAAGGCTAAGATTTGGTAGCTGAGCTTCGCAAAGTCTGGGATAACCGTGTAAGTTTTTATGTATTCCTTTTCTAATTGGGCTCTCGTTCTAGTAACGGTTGGCTGCGAAACTCCCAAGATGCGGGCTATTTCCCTGTCGCTTCTCTTAGAATTTCTCAGCATCTCTTTCAGTAGTCTAAGAAGCTTTTGCTGTTTCATGAGCACACTATTTGCGATAATCCTTTAAAAAGCTTGATGGCCCTAAGGCGGCAAGACTGGCGGTTGCAGGTCTGAGCAAAAATGCTGCGAGACAACTAAGGATGCGAATTTTATAAATTAGAGCATTGAAGCTTAGTTACTACAGTAGGAGCTTGACCACTTTGAAATACGAAGAATTGCTGAATGCAGACGAGAAAAAGCTTGAAAAAGCTCTCGAAGAGGCGCGGACAGTAAGCCAGAAACAGTTTGGCAAGAAAATTCGCTTCTACGCTCCCAGCTTTGTCTATTACAAAACAGATTATTATTGTTCTTCTCCAACTGTTTTTCCGTCAATCTCTATAACAGGCTCTTCGTGTTCTTTAAAGTGCAAACATTGTGGCGGTATTGTTCTGAACACCATGTATCCTGCTTACACGTCTGAGAAGCTTTTAGAGCTTTGTATGGATTTGAAGAGCAAGGGCGCTGTAGGATGTTTAATTAGTGGTGGATGTTTGCCAGACGGCTCATTGCCACTTGAAGAGTTTGTAGATGCGTTAGCGGAGATTAAGCGAGAATTAGGGTGGACTCTGATGGTTCACACGGGCATTGTCAGCAAGAGTGTGGCGAAACAGTTGAAGGAGGCGGGAATAGACGCTGCGTTAATTGACGTTATTGGCTCAGATGAAACAATTAGAGAAATCTACAACCTAGATGTTAGCGTGGCAGATTATGAAAACTCGCTTCAGGCATTACACGGTGTCGGTATTCCGATTGTGCCGCATGTTTTGGTGGGTCTTGATTACGGCAAGTTGAAAGGCGAACTACATGCACTAAAGATGATTGCGAATTACGAGCCTTCGGCAGTCGTTGTGATCGCTTTTATGCCAATACGAGGCACGATAATGGAAAATGTTGCACCGCCTGTTCCTTCAGTTATAGCTAAGGTGCTTGTGGCTGCTAGGCTTATGATGCCGTCTACGCCCTTGACGTTAGGCTGCATGAGACCGAAAGGAGTTCATAGAGCAGAAACAGATGTTTTGGCGGTGAAGTCTGGCGTAAACGCAGTCGCTTTTCCAGCAGAAGAAGCGATCGAGTTGGCTAAGTCGCTAGGCTATGAAGTCTCGTTTTCTTCTTTGTGTTGTTCTCAGATTTTCGAAGATCTGAAAAACTGGGAAATTTAATGCGTAGAGAAAACCGACATAAAAGGGAGTAAGGGAACGGAATAAAGCTTATTTGAAGGCGAATTGCCAGAGTGAGCTCATGATTTGGTCTTTGGCGATTTTGATTTGTTTGCTCAGTTGTTTTGCGGCTTTTTTGGATATCCCTTTACGAATGAGTTCTTCTTCGAACGCTTTTCTTGTTTTTCTCACTTTCCAGTCTAATGTTATCCAGATTAGAAATAGTTGGGAGAGTAGTTGAATGGTTTGGGGGATTATGTTGAGGATTGTTTGTATTCGCAAGTCGGTGGCTCCGTGTGGAGTGGGAGGCTGGGGGCCTAGTCTTCTTCGTTTTCAGATTTTACTGCGCTCTTTTCTGTCTTTTTGTGTTGGGAGAATGGACCTTTGCCCATTTGTTTGAGAAGGTCGCCGAATCCTGTGAACGTTTTCATGTAGTCTTCTGTCATTTTCAGGGCCATGTCGTTTGGTATTCCGCTGTCTTTTAGTTCTTTGTAGAAAGCTCCTGCAGCCTTGCCCATGCTGCGTCCTGCCTCTTCGCTGAAGACGCTTGCGATGATGCTTTTGATGAGTGCTGGAATCTGGGTTGAGACGGCGCTTAGGATTTCCTTAACTTCTTCTGCGTCTTCTCGCGGGCTTTTTTCTCTGTTTCTATCCTTTTTTTCTAGCATTTTGTTTTTCACCTCTTGTTGTTAACGGACTAGAGTGTAACGTCTCAGTATTGTGTGTATTATGGTGGCTTCAGCTTTTTTGCGTTCCGCTTCCAACAATGCTTTTTCTATTGTGCAGTTGTTACGTTGTGTGATTGAGATGTCATTGCTTGTAGTTGATATAACTGTTTGTGAAGTTGCTTTCCTTATTCCGAACAGCTTGCTTTTATCTAAACTTTTTTCCATGTTTCACTCACCTCACTATAATAGAAGGTGTGGGCACTCTAGTTTAGTATCGTGGGGAAAAGTGGGCAGTCACTTGGTCACTGTTCGATTAGTTCGTATTTTTTGCCGAAGCCCTCTGTTTGGCGGATTACGCTTTCTTTTTCTAGTTGCTTTACACGTTGTCTGATTATGCGTCTTGAGGCTGTGCCTCGCATGGCTTGAGCTTGTCGTGTTATGGCTGAGATGTTTAGGGGTCCTTTTACGGCGAGGGCTTGTATTGTGCATCAGCTCATTTCGTCTCTGGCAACCCTTGGCTTTTTCATGACTCGTTCTGCCGTTTTTAGTCGCGCCGCGATTTTCAAAGGTTCTTCGTACAAGCCTAAACCTACTTTTGTGAGCCGTAATGATGCCGCTAAGCCTTCATATTCGGGCTTTTCAAGAATCAATGTTTCAAGAGTGTCTAAGCGTTTTATTATCAGGTCTTGCTTTTTGCTTAACTCTTCAACGCTGCTAGCTGAGTTGGGCTGCGCTTTTTTCCTGTTTTGGCTCATTTTTGATTGACACGCTTTAGAAATCGTATAAGGTTCTATGTTTAAATGGTTACCCACAACTTAGTTATTCCAGATTCGTTATCAACAGAAAAGGGGAACAAAAAGAGCGTTTTTATAAGGGCTGGATTGCTGACTTGGAAAAGTAGCATAGAAAAATGCGTTGAAATGATCGAGAAACTCAACAAACAAGAAAAACTTAGTTCGCTGATCTAACATATGGGTTTTCTTCAATCCAGTTTCTGTTATCTCTAAGAAGTTTTAGTTTGGGAATGAACGCTTTGGGATAAAATACAAGTTTTTCCAGCTCTTCAAGGCTCATAAACAATAATTCAATGTTTTCAGCCTCTGGAGATGGCTTGAACTTCCCCTTCACCACAGTTGCCAAGAAAAACAGTTCAACAGAATGATATGGACTTTCATCAAAAAAGTCACGCACCCAGAGAAGACGGTCAACTCTAACATCCAATCCAGCTTCCTCTCTTATCTCACGGATTATGCAATCTTCTACCTTTTCTCTGAATTTGACTCCACCACCTAGTAGCCTATAGAAATCGGGGTCGGAACGTGAATGATGTTGAACAAGCACCTTACCTTTTTTATCAAAAATCACAGCTCTAGTACGAACCATGATATGCTGGTTTCCCATTTCAATCATTCTTACAGGATAAATTAAGGTAAATAGGACTTTCTATTATTCATACTCTTCTCTCGCCAAACGCGCTCACACAGTCTCCACTCAAGAATTTGTTAATCTTTTTCCCCTTCTTTCTTCTGCTGTTGCGACGCCTTTGCTGCTTTGTTTGCCCCTGCAAATGCTGACAATCCTAGAATCTCTCCTTTCACCATGTCCATTGGAATCGCAAACACAATAGTATTGCTCTGATCGTAGCTAATGTCCTCCAAACTCGACAACGTACGCAAGTACAAAGCTCGATTGCTCATCTGTTTTACC
Coding sequences:
- a CDS encoding 50S ribosomal protein L1, whose protein sequence is MSLNTKTLQEAVKQVKEQSKKKKFNQTMELIINLRDIDMKKPEAKIQETIELPHAPSKKAKVCVIATRELALKAKKEGAELVIGKAELESLATDKKRQKQLANNYDIFIAEAPLMPLVGKTLGSILGPRGKMPKPVPPTANIKAQIARWRKTVNVRLRGQPVLQCAVGTEDMKDEEIAENVM
- a CDS encoding 50S ribosomal protein L11 yields the protein MEKKTIDALVSGGQATAGPPLGPALGPLGVNVVAIVNKINELTKDYAGMKVPVKIVVDPETKEFDVTVGTPTTSALIVSALKIQKGSGSPKEEKVGDLTMPQVVSLAKKKRLELLANSLKLAAKEVLGSCVSMGVTVEGKDPREAQQEIDEGKYNSLFEKEQ
- a CDS encoding transcription elongation factor Spt5, which produces MPKEKPPLTSVFAVRTTAGQERNVANLITVRIESAKLPIKAVLVPEMLKGYIFVEAEGPHFVEEAIAGIKHVRSQVPGIVSFPEVEKYIVVKPVIEELDVDDVVEIISGPFKNMRAKITRIDKTKNEVILELLEATFTLPITVHADYVKVVEKAEKAE
- a CDS encoding protein translocase SEC61 complex subunit gamma, translating into MGIRSFIQSVSRLLKLATKPGRSEIWQSTKICFLGIAAVGVVGFVIKLISMFLSGL
- a CDS encoding ribonuclease P, with amino-acid sequence MTATKKKIAVERIHRLFQLAKDVIHEDEKLAQHYIVIARRVSMASRVRIPRECRQQICRGCKKFILPGVNCRVRIQQSRESHVVVTCGYCGKHMRFPIKNRRETKT
- a CDS encoding YhbY family RNA-binding protein; translation: MKRRIKRELSDKEPTVWIGKNGVSREVLAEIDGQLERTEMLKVRILKTALGENNAKTIAAKIAQQTESVLVEVRGHTFMLYRKKKKKM
- a CDS encoding radical SAM protein, whose amino-acid sequence is MSLENLGQTEALPALIRVSSGSAIVLGLIEGFLTAKPTTAYLLTYLEGKCTANCGFCSQAKNSKGQANMLSRVTWPVFATKKVMSKLITAAQRGEIKRVCIQALNYPTVLNDLLALVKEIKLQASEAPISVSCQPLSNEKMEKLAEAGVERIAIALDAATENIFDKVKGSSAGGPYDWNRQRDALLEAAEVFGKGKVSTHLIAGLGETEKEMVKTIQWCVDNSIYPALFSFTPIPGTALEHNRQPTINRYRTIQLAHYLIVQGKTRFEKIGFDEKNCIVDFGFSQEQLQSAIRSGTPFLTSGCPNCNRPYYNEKPSGPLYNFPMQPTPQEIKEIEQQLKNNS
- a CDS encoding Lrp/AsnC family transcriptional regulator, which translates into the protein MKQQKLLRLLKEMLRNSKRSDREIARILGVSQPTVTRTRAQLEKEYIKTYTVIPDFAKLSYQILAFTFIKVKPYPSPEDVEKIVQHAAEWTNKHPNIVFAADGEGCGKDIVMISFHKNYSLYSDFMRTLALDWGQHVSDFESFLVSIGSGFKMKRFDLKYLADDL
- a CDS encoding radical SAM protein: MKYEELLNADEKKLEKALEEARTVSQKQFGKKIRFYAPSFVYYKTDYYCSSPTVFPSISITGSSCSLKCKHCGGIVLNTMYPAYTSEKLLELCMDLKSKGAVGCLISGGCLPDGSLPLEEFVDALAEIKRELGWTLMVHTGIVSKSVAKQLKEAGIDAALIDVIGSDETIREIYNLDVSVADYENSLQALHGVGIPIVPHVLVGLDYGKLKGELHALKMIANYEPSAVVVIAFMPIRGTIMENVAPPVPSVIAKVLVAARLMMPSTPLTLGCMRPKGVHRAETDVLAVKSGVNAVAFPAEEAIELAKSLGYEVSFSSLCCSQIFEDLKNWEI
- a CDS encoding NUDIX domain-containing protein, with translation MVRTRAVIFDKKGKVLVQHHSRSDPDFYRLLGGGVKFREKVEDCIIREIREEAGLDVRVDRLLWVRDFFDESPYHSVELFFLATVVKGKFKPSPEAENIELLFMSLEELEKLVFYPKAFIPKLKLLRDNRNWIEENPYVRSAN